The Streptomyces sp. NBC_00459 DNA segment CGCGAAGAGTGCGGTACGTGGCCACGAGGGCGGCGGTGGAGGAGTCGAGGCCGGGGACCGCGGCCCCCGCGGTGAGCGCGGGCTCGATGCGCTTGGCGAGGACCTTGCCCAGCTCGACGCCCCACTGGTCGAAGGAGTCGATGTTCCAGATGGCGCCCTGTACGAACACCTTGTGCTCGTACAGGGCGATCAACTGGCCGAGCACGGACGGAGTCAGCTCGCGCGCGAGGACGGTGGTCGTCGGGTGGTTGCCCTTGAACGTCTTGTGGGCGACCAGTTCCTCCGGCACCCCTTCGGCCCGTACCTCCTCGGGCGTCTTGCCGAACGCCAGTGCCTGCGTCTGCGCGAAGAAGTTGGCCATCAGCAGGTCGTGCTGGCCCTTGAGTTCGTCGCTCAGTTCCGCGACCGGCTCGGCGAACCCGATGAAGTCCGCCGGGATCAGCTTCGTGCCCTGGTGGATCAACTGGTAGTAGGCGTGCTGTCCGTTGGTGCCGGGCGTGCCCCACACCACCGGCCCCGTCTGCCACTCGACCGGGTTGCCGTCGCGGTCGACCGACTTGCCGTTGGACTCCATGTCCAGCTGCTGCAGGTAGGCCGTGAACTTGGACAGGTAGTGGCTGTAGGGCAGTACTGCATGCGACTGGGCGTCGAAGAAGTTGCCGTACCAGATGCCCAACAGGCCGAGCAGCAAAGGTGCGTTGGCCTCTGCCGGAGCGGTCCGGAAGTGGTCGTCGACCAGCGCGAACCCGTCCAGCATCTCCCGGAACCGGTCGGGGCCGATCGCGATCATCAGCGACAGCCCGATGGCCGAGTCGTACGAGTACCGTCCGCCGACCCAGTCCCAGAACTCGAACATGTTGTCCGTGTCGATGCCGAAGTCGGCGACCTTCCCACCGTTCGTCGACAGCGCCACGAAGTGCTTGGCGACCGCCTTGTCGTCGCCGCCCAGACCCGCGAGGAGCCAGGAGCGGGCCGAGGTGGCGTTGGTGATCGTCTCGATGGTGGTGAACGTCTTCGACGCGACGATGAAGAGGGTCTCGGCCGGGTCCAGGTCACGGACCGCCTCGTGCAGATCGGCACCGTCGACGTTCGACACGAACCGGAACGTCAACTCCCGTGCGGTGAACGCCCGCAGAGCGTCGTAGGCCATCGCCGGACCGAGGTCCGAGCCGCCGATGCCGATGTTCACGACGTTCTTGATGCGCTTGCCCGTGTGGCCGGTCCACTCGCCCGAGCGCACCCGGTCCGCGAAGGCCGCCATCCGGTCCAGGACCGCGTGCACGGCCGGGACGACGTTCTCCCCGTCGACCTCGACCACCGCGCCTCGCGGCGCCCGCAGCGCGGTGTGCAGCACCGCACGATCCTCGGTGATGTTGATCCGGTCGCCGCGGAACATGGCGTCCCGCAGCCCGAACACGCCGGTGGCGGTGGCGAGTTCCTGGAGCAGGGCGAGGGTCTCGTCCGTGATCAGGTGCTTGGAGTAGTCGATGTGCAGGTCGCCCACCCGCACGACGTAACGCTCCGCGCGCTGCGGGTCGTCGGCGAACAGCTCACGCAGTTGCGGCTGGAGGAACGCACCGGCGCGGTGGTCCTCCAGCGCGGTCCACTCGGGGCGCCGGGTGAGCCTGGGGGAGTCAGACATGACGGGGGGTCTCCTTGGTGCTTTCGCCCCGCAGAGCGATCGCGTACATCTCGTCGGCGTCGAGGCGCCGCAGTTCCTCGGCGATGAGTTCGGAGGTGGGCCGCACCTTCAGCGCGAGCGTGCGGGAAGGCTGGCCGGGCAGGGAGAGCGTGGCGAGCGGGCCCTCGGGGCGGTCGATGACGATCTCGCCCTTGTCGGTGCCGAGGCGGACGGCAGTGACGACAGGCCCCGCGGTGACGACGCGGTCCACCTTCACATCCAGGCGGGCGCCGAGCCAGCGGGCCAGCAGTTCGGCGCTCGGGTTCTCGGCCTCGCTCTCGACGGCCGCCGAGATGATCTTCGTGCGGGCCTGGTCGAGGGCGGCGGCCAGCATCGAGCGCCACGGGGTGAGACGCGTCCACGCCAGGTCGGTGTCGCCGGGCGCGTACGAGCGCACCCGGGCCTCCAGCGCGACGAGCGGCTGCTCGACCGCGTACATGTCGGTGATCCGGCGCTGGGCCAGTGCGCCCAGCGGGTCCTTGGCGGGCACCTCGGGGGCGTTCACCGGCCACCAGACGACGACCGGGGCGTCCGGCAGGAGCAGCGGCAGGACGACCGAGTCGGCGTGGTCGGACACCTCGCCGTACGTCCGCAGGATGACCGTCTCGCCGGTCCCGGCGTCGGCACCCACCCGGACCTCGGCGTCGAGGTGGGAGTTGGTGCGGTCGCGCGGGCTGCGGGCGTGCCGCTTGATGACGACCAGGGTGCGCGCGGGATGCTCGTGCGAGGCGTCCTCGGCCGCCTTGATCGAGTCGTAGGCGTTCTCCTCGTCCGTGACGATCACCATCGTCAGGACCATGCCCACGGCAGGGGTGCCGATGGCGCGCCGCCCCTTCACCAGTGCTTTGTTGATCTTGCTTGCCGTGGTGTCGGTGAGGTCGATTTTCATGGCCTGCGCCAGCTCCGTCCGTCTCGTGCGAGCATCTCGTCGGCTTCCTCCGGGCCCCAACTGCCCGAGGCGTACTGCGCGGGCCTGCCGTGCGTGCCCCAGTACTCCTCGATCGGGTCGAGGATCTTCCAGGACTCTTCCACTTCCTGGTGACGGGGGAACAAATTGGCGTCGCCGAGCAGGACATCCAGGATGAGCCGTTCGTACGCCTCCGGGCTGGACTCCGTGAAGGACTCGCCGTAGGCGAAGTCCATAGTGACGTCCCTGATCTCCATCGAGGTACCCGGGACCTTGGAACCGAAGCGCACGGTCATGCCCTCGTCGGGCTGGACGCGGATGACGATCGCGTTCGCGCCGAGTTCCTCGGTGGCCGTCGAGTCGAACGGTGAGTGCGGGGCGCGCTGGAAGACGACCGCGATCTCCGTCACGCGCCGCCCGAGTCGCTTGCCGGTCCGCAGATAGAAGGGGACGCCCGCCCAGCGGCGGTTGTCGACCTCCAGCTTGACGGCCGCGTACGTGTCGGTGCTCGACTGCGGGTCGATGCCCTCCTCCTCGAGGTAGCCGGACACCTGCTCACCGCCCTGCCAGCCCGCCGCGTACTGCCCGCGCACGGTGTGCTCGCCCAGGTCCTCCGGCAGCTTCACCGACTTCAGGACCTTGAGCTTCTCCGTCAGCAGCGACTCGGCGTCGAAGGCGATCGGCTCCTCCATGGCGGTCAGGGCCATCAGCTGGAGGAGGTGGTTCTGGATGACGTCACGCGCCGACCCGATGCCGTCGTAGTAGCCGGCCCGGCCGCCGATGCCGATGTCCTCGGCCATCGTGATCTGGACGTGGTCGACGTACGACCGGTTCCAGATGGGCTCGTACATCTGGTTGGCGAAGCGGAGCGCCAGAATGTTCTGGACGGTCTCCTTGCCGAGGTAGTGGTCGATCCGGAAGACCTGCTCCGGGTCGAACACGTCGTGCAGGACCCGGTTCAGCTCACGCGCGCTCTTCAGGTTGTGCCCGAACGGCTTCTCGATCACCCCGCGCCGCCAGGAACCCTCCGGCGCGTTCGCCAGCCCGTGCTTCTTCAGCTGCTGGACGACCTTGGGGAAGAACTTCGGCGGTACGGAGAGGTAGAAGGCGTAGTTGCCGCTGGTACCCCGGGACGCGTCGAGCTCCTCGACGGCCGCGCGCAGCTGCTTGAACGCCGCGTCGTCGTCGAAGTCGCCGGGGATGAACCGCATGCCCTCGGCGAGCTGCTGCCAGACCTCCTCGCGGAACTCCGTACGGGCGTGGTCGCGCACCGAGTCGTGCACGATCTGCGCGAAGTCCTCGTCCTCCCAGTCCCGGCGGGCGAACCCGACGAGCGAGAAGCCCGGCGGGAGCAGACCGCGGTTGGCCAGGTCGTAGACGGCCGGCATCAGCTTCTTGCGGGACAGGTCACCGGTCACCCCGAAGATGACCAGCCCGGACGGGCCCGCGATCAGGGGGAGACGACGGTCGCCGGGGTCGCGCAGCGGGTTGTCCCAGTCACTGCCGAAGAGGACTTCGGCAGTGTTCTCCGGCACCGGCGGAACGTCGGCGGCAGGTGCCTCGACGGTGGCCGCCGGCTGGGTCGATTCGTCGCTCATTCCCCGTCAACTCCCTTGCTGTCCAGCGACTTCGTGACGGCGTTCAACAGGTCGTTCCAGGCGATCTCGAACTTCGCGACGCCCTCGTCCTCCAGCAGCTTCACGACCTCGTCGTACGAGATCCCGAGCTCCTCGACGGCCGCGAGATCGGCGCGGGCCTGGGCGTAACCTCCGCTCACCGCGTCGCCGTGGATGTCGCCGTGGTCGGCGGTCGCGTCGAGGGTGGCCTCCGGCATCGTGTTGACGGTGCCGGGCGCGACCAGCTCGTCGACGTACAGCGTGTCCTTGTACGCGGGGTCCTTGACGCCGGTCGAGGCCCACAGCGGACGCTGCTTGTTGGCGTGAGCGCCACCGAGGGCGGTCCAGCGGTCGCCCTCGAAGACCTCCTCGTACGCCTCGTACGCGAGGCGCGCGTTGGCCAGCGCCGCCCGGCCCTTGAGGGCGAGGGCCTCGGCCGTGCCGAGCACCGTCAGGCGCTTGTCGATCTCGGAGTCGACGCGGGAGACGAAGAAGGAGGCGACGGAGTGGATCGAGGCCAGGTCGATGCCCGCGGCCTGCGCCTTCTCCAGGCCGGCCAGATAGGCGGCCATGACCTCGCGGTAGCGCTCCAGGGAGAAGATCAGCGTGACGTTGACGCTGATCCCGAGGCCGATGACCTCGGTGATCGCCGGCAGGCCCGCCTTCGTCGCCGGGATCTTGATCATCACGTTGGGCCGGTCGACCAGCCAGGCCAGCTGCTTGGCCTCGGCGATCGTCGCCGCGGTCTCGTGGGCGAGACGTGGGTCGACCTCGATCGAGACCCGGCCGTCCCGGCCGCCGGTGGCGTCGTACACCGGGCGCAGGACGTCGGCGGCGGCCCGTACGTCGGCGGTGGTCATCATGCGTACGGCCTCGTCGACCGTGACGCCGCGCACCGCCAGGTCGGCGAGCTGCTCCTCGTAGCCCTCGCCGGAGCCGATGGCGGCCTGGAAGATCGACGGGTTGGTGGTCACGCCGACCACGTGGTGGGTGTCGATGAGCGCGGCGAGGTTGCCGGAGGCGATGCGTCCCCGGGAGAGGTCGTCCAGCCAGATGGAGACGCCCTCGTCGGAGAGGCGCTTGAGTGTGAGTGTGCCCGCGGTGGGGGCTGCTTCGGTGGTCACTGTGATCATCTTCCTTCTGGCGTGCGGATCAACCACGGGCGGCGGCGAGAGATTCCCGCGCGGCCCGGGCGACGTTCTCGGCGGTGAAGCCGTACTCGGCGAACAGGGTCTTGGCGTCGGCGGAGGCGCCGAAGTGTTCGAGGGAGACGATGCGTCCTGCGTCACCGACGTAGCGGTACCAGGTCAGACCGATGCCCGCCTCGACCGCCACGCGCGCCTTCACGGACGGCGGAAGCACACTCGCGCGGTACTCGGCCGACTGCTCCTCGAACCACTCCACGGACGGCATCGACACCACCCGCGTACCCACACCCTCGGCCTCCAGCGCCTCACGTGCGGCGACGGCGAGTCGGACCTCGGAGCCGGTGGCGATCAGGACGACGTCCGGGGTGCCCGTCGAGGCCTCCCGCAGGACGTAACCGCCCTTCGCGGCATCCTCGTTCCTGGCGTACGTCGGTACACCCTGCCGGGTGAGCGCCAGGCCGTGCGGGGCCGGGTCGGTGGCGTGCCGCCTGAGGATCTCGGCCCAGGCGACGGCCGTCTCGTTGGCGTCGGCCGGGCGGACGATGTTCAGGCCCGGGATCGCGCGCAGGGAGGCCAGGTGTTCGACCGGCTGGTGTGTCGGGCCGTCCTCGCCGAGGCCGATGGAGTCGTGCGTCCATACGTACGTCACGGGCAGCTGCATCAGCGCCGACAGCCGCACCGCGTTGCGCATGTAGTCGGAGAAGACGAGGAAGGTGCCCCCGTAGATACGGGTGTTCCCGTGCAGCGCGATGCCGTTCATCTCGGCGGCCATCGAGTGCTCGCGGATACCGAAGTGGATCGTGCGGCCGTACGGGTCCGCCTCCGGCAGCGGGTTGCCCACGGGGAGGAAGGAGGACGTCTTGTCGATGGTCGTGTTGTTCGAACCGGCCAGGTCGGCCGAGCCGCCCCACAGCTCGGGCAGGACCGGGCCCAGGGCCTGGAGCACCTTGCCGGAGGCCGCGCGGGTGGCGACGGACGCGCCCTCCTCGAACACCGGCAGGGAGTCCTCCCAGCCCTCGGGCAGCTGACCTGCCACGACCCGGTCGAACAGCTTCGCCCGCTCGGGCTGCGCGGTGCGCCACTCGGCGAGCCGCTTGTCCCAGGCGGCGTGTGCCTCGGCGCCCCGGTCGAGGGCCTGGCGGGCATGGGCGAGCACTTCGTCCGCGACCTCGAAGGTCCGCTCCGGGTCGAAGCCGAGGACGCGCTTGGTGGCCGCGATCTCCTCGGCGCCGAGGGCCGAGCCATGGGCCGCCTCGGTGTTCTGGGCGTTCGGGGCGGGCCAGGCGATGATCGTGCGCATCGCGATGATCGAGGGGCGCGCGGTCTCGGCCCGCGCCTCCTTGAGCGCCGTGTACAGCGCGTGTACGTCGATGTCGCCGCCGAGTTCGGGCTCGATCCGCTGCACGTGCCAGCCGTACGCCTCGTACCGCTTCAGCACGTCCTCGGAGAACGCCGTCGCCGTGTCGCCCTCGATGGAGATGTGGTTGTCGTCGTAGACGAAGACCAGGTTGCCGAGCTTCTGGTGGCCGGCCAGCGAGGAGGCCTCGGCGGAGATGCCCTCCTCCAGGTCGCCGTCGGAGACGATCGCCCACACCGTGTGGTCGAAGGGCGACTCGCCCTCGGGTGCCTCGGGGTCGAAGAGGCCGCGCTCGTAACGGGCGGCCATCGCCATGCCGACCGCGTTGGCGACACCCTGGCCGAGCGGGCCGGTGGTGGTCTCGACGCCGGCCGTGTGGCCGTACTCGGGGTGGCCGGGCGTCTTCGAACCGTGCGTCCGGAACGCCTTCAGGTCGTCCAGCTCCAGCTCGTACCCGGACAGGAACAGCTGGGTGTAGAGGGTCAGCGAGGTGTGTCCGGGGGAGAGGACGAAGCGGTCACGGCCCGTCCACTCGGGGTCCGCGGGGTCGTGTCGCATCACCTTCTGAAAGATCGTGTACGCCGCGGGGGCCAGGCTCATCGCGGTGCCGGGGTGACCGTTGCCGACCTTCTGCACGGCATCGGCCGCGAGTACACGGGCCGTGTCGACGGCGCGCTGGTCGAGATCGGTCCACTGGAGGCTGTCGGATGTCTGCGTACTCATCTTCAAGAAGTCCTCGATAGAGGGGACGAACTGCTCGGACGCGTTCAAACTTAAAAGTCTGACTTTTACGGGGCCAGGTGCCTGTGTGTCACCCTTTGGTGAATGTGGGACACGGACGGCGGGGACCGGACGGCAAGAGAAGGACATGGCGGACAGAACAACCCAAGACACCATCCAAGGCGGAGACGGCATCAGGACGTTTCCCTTCCCGGTCGATCTGAGCGTCCTGGGCGTGGGTATGCAGGTCGGCCCGATGTCACCCGACCGCACCTGG contains these protein-coding regions:
- the tkt gene encoding transketolase, whose translation is MSTQTSDSLQWTDLDQRAVDTARVLAADAVQKVGNGHPGTAMSLAPAAYTIFQKVMRHDPADPEWTGRDRFVLSPGHTSLTLYTQLFLSGYELELDDLKAFRTHGSKTPGHPEYGHTAGVETTTGPLGQGVANAVGMAMAARYERGLFDPEAPEGESPFDHTVWAIVSDGDLEEGISAEASSLAGHQKLGNLVFVYDDNHISIEGDTATAFSEDVLKRYEAYGWHVQRIEPELGGDIDVHALYTALKEARAETARPSIIAMRTIIAWPAPNAQNTEAAHGSALGAEEIAATKRVLGFDPERTFEVADEVLAHARQALDRGAEAHAAWDKRLAEWRTAQPERAKLFDRVVAGQLPEGWEDSLPVFEEGASVATRAASGKVLQALGPVLPELWGGSADLAGSNNTTIDKTSSFLPVGNPLPEADPYGRTIHFGIREHSMAAEMNGIALHGNTRIYGGTFLVFSDYMRNAVRLSALMQLPVTYVWTHDSIGLGEDGPTHQPVEHLASLRAIPGLNIVRPADANETAVAWAEILRRHATDPAPHGLALTRQGVPTYARNEDAAKGGYVLREASTGTPDVVLIATGSEVRLAVAAREALEAEGVGTRVVSMPSVEWFEEQSAEYRASVLPPSVKARVAVEAGIGLTWYRYVGDAGRIVSLEHFGASADAKTLFAEYGFTAENVARAARESLAAARG
- the tal gene encoding transaldolase; this translates as MITVTTEAAPTAGTLTLKRLSDEGVSIWLDDLSRGRIASGNLAALIDTHHVVGVTTNPSIFQAAIGSGEGYEEQLADLAVRGVTVDEAVRMMTTADVRAAADVLRPVYDATGGRDGRVSIEVDPRLAHETAATIAEAKQLAWLVDRPNVMIKIPATKAGLPAITEVIGLGISVNVTLIFSLERYREVMAAYLAGLEKAQAAGIDLASIHSVASFFVSRVDSEIDKRLTVLGTAEALALKGRAALANARLAYEAYEEVFEGDRWTALGGAHANKQRPLWASTGVKDPAYKDTLYVDELVAPGTVNTMPEATLDATADHGDIHGDAVSGGYAQARADLAAVEELGISYDEVVKLLEDEGVAKFEIAWNDLLNAVTKSLDSKGVDGE
- the opcA gene encoding glucose-6-phosphate dehydrogenase assembly protein OpcA translates to MKIDLTDTTASKINKALVKGRRAIGTPAVGMVLTMVIVTDEENAYDSIKAAEDASHEHPARTLVVIKRHARSPRDRTNSHLDAEVRVGADAGTGETVILRTYGEVSDHADSVVLPLLLPDAPVVVWWPVNAPEVPAKDPLGALAQRRITDMYAVEQPLVALEARVRSYAPGDTDLAWTRLTPWRSMLAAALDQARTKIISAAVESEAENPSAELLARWLGARLDVKVDRVVTAGPVVTAVRLGTDKGEIVIDRPEGPLATLSLPGQPSRTLALKVRPTSELIAEELRRLDADEMYAIALRGESTKETPRHV
- the pgi gene encoding glucose-6-phosphate isomerase, producing MSDSPRLTRRPEWTALEDHRAGAFLQPQLRELFADDPQRAERYVVRVGDLHIDYSKHLITDETLALLQELATATGVFGLRDAMFRGDRINITEDRAVLHTALRAPRGAVVEVDGENVVPAVHAVLDRMAAFADRVRSGEWTGHTGKRIKNVVNIGIGGSDLGPAMAYDALRAFTARELTFRFVSNVDGADLHEAVRDLDPAETLFIVASKTFTTIETITNATSARSWLLAGLGGDDKAVAKHFVALSTNGGKVADFGIDTDNMFEFWDWVGGRYSYDSAIGLSLMIAIGPDRFREMLDGFALVDDHFRTAPAEANAPLLLGLLGIWYGNFFDAQSHAVLPYSHYLSKFTAYLQQLDMESNGKSVDRDGNPVEWQTGPVVWGTPGTNGQHAYYQLIHQGTKLIPADFIGFAEPVAELSDELKGQHDLLMANFFAQTQALAFGKTPEEVRAEGVPEELVAHKTFKGNHPTTTVLARELTPSVLGQLIALYEHKVFVQGAIWNIDSFDQWGVELGKVLAKRIEPALTAGAAVPGLDSSTAALVATYRTLRDAQEVN
- the zwf gene encoding glucose-6-phosphate dehydrogenase; translation: MSDESTQPAATVEAPAADVPPVPENTAEVLFGSDWDNPLRDPGDRRLPLIAGPSGLVIFGVTGDLSRKKLMPAVYDLANRGLLPPGFSLVGFARRDWEDEDFAQIVHDSVRDHARTEFREEVWQQLAEGMRFIPGDFDDDAAFKQLRAAVEELDASRGTSGNYAFYLSVPPKFFPKVVQQLKKHGLANAPEGSWRRGVIEKPFGHNLKSARELNRVLHDVFDPEQVFRIDHYLGKETVQNILALRFANQMYEPIWNRSYVDHVQITMAEDIGIGGRAGYYDGIGSARDVIQNHLLQLMALTAMEEPIAFDAESLLTEKLKVLKSVKLPEDLGEHTVRGQYAAGWQGGEQVSGYLEEEGIDPQSSTDTYAAVKLEVDNRRWAGVPFYLRTGKRLGRRVTEIAVVFQRAPHSPFDSTATEELGANAIVIRVQPDEGMTVRFGSKVPGTSMEIRDVTMDFAYGESFTESSPEAYERLILDVLLGDANLFPRHQEVEESWKILDPIEEYWGTHGRPAQYASGSWGPEEADEMLARDGRSWRRP